tgtctttgtttcagaGTTGAACTCTTTGCCCCCCCACCCTTTCCCCTGCCAGAACCAGTTGGGCAAGGAGCAATCAAGTCAAAATGGAGAATCTTCACCCCCATTGCCTTAAATGCATCAACAGAAGATGCATGGTAAGACCAGAGACAGGTGTTTCCTGTGACCTCATTGGCTGCCCCCTCGTCTGTGGGGCAGTTTTCCACTCATGCAAGCTTGAGGAACATCGTTTACTGTGTCCATATGAGCGGCTGCCATGTTTAAACAGTGGATTTGGCTGCCCTTTCTTTATTGCGAGGATCAAGATGGCACAACACCTTGAAACTTGCCCGGCAAGTATAGTGTGTTGTACTATGGAGTGGAACCGCTGGCCTGTGAGCTACGCCGATCGCAAGTCCTATGAAAACTTGAGCAAAGACTTTGATGAGGTAGAGCAGCTAGATATGGCCTTGGCCCTGCAGGATCAGAGGATGCTGTTAGAGTCCTTGAAGGTCACGACCAATGTGTCAAAGAACGGAGATAAGGAGTCAGATGAAAGTGACAAAATGGCCACTGCATCAAGTGTAACAGAGACAGTGCTGAGTAATGGAGCAGTGGAAATGGAAGAGGAGCCTTATAATGAGTTGTATAGGGCCTCGGTGGAGACAAGTAGAAGTTTAGCAGCAGCCTTGGACATCCTCACTAATTCAAAGGACATTGAAGTAATTGTTGGAAATTTAAATGGGGAACAGACCGATAAGAACGGAGCGATCCACAATGGGGGAAATGGTGATTGTCACACTGATTATGTCGCTGAAGGTGGGAAGAACGTAGACATGCAAGATAGTGACTCTGATTCAGAGTGTGAGCTCGGAGCTGTCGGCGGAGTGGATTGTGCAGTGGGGACGGATGAAGACGACGGTATTAGTTGGGTGGAAGAAAATGATTTTGTGGAGTTGTTTTTCGAAGAGAAAGAAGATCTTATCAGCGAACCAATAAACGGTTCCAACCTTGTCTGGCCAGAGATGCCTCAGAATTACATGCCTGTTGTTGCACTGGAACCTCCTGTTCCTCAGCAAGAACCACTTTCACCTCCATTGCCATTCCTGCTGTCTGATCACGTGAGAAACAACTTCTTGCAACATTTGCCCACTGAACTCAGGTATAGGTGCTTGGAGCGCAAACTACAGAACGTAGAAGTGCTTAGAGGGATAAGCATGTTTACATTTAACGGACGCCGGGCTTTGCTGTCAGACCCGTACTTGTTCAGAGCAAAGATGGAGGACAAGGCAGTAGACACATCTGACCTGGAAGTAGCCGACGACCCCATGGGGCTCCACGGCATTGATCTAATCACCGCTGCGTTGCTATTTTGCCTTGGCGACTCTCCGGGAGGCCGAGGAATCTCAGACAGCAGGTTTGTAGATGGCTACCACATTGACTTTGGTACACAGACATTCTCCTTCCCTTCAGCCATCCTCGCAACCAACACCATGGTGGGAGATATCGCTTCAGCCTCGGCGTGCGATCACGCCAGCCCACAGCTTTCCAACCCAAGCCCCTTCCACACCCTCAGACTGGACCTGGTGCTCGAATGCGTGGCTCGATACCAAACGAAGCAGCGCTCCATGTTCACATTTGTGTGCGGGCAGCTGTTCCGGCGGGATGAGTTCTCGTCtcatttcaaaaatgttcatGGGGATATCCACGCTGGACTCAATGGTTGGATGGAGCAACGCTGCCCCTTAGCCTATTACGGCTGCACCTACTCCCAAAGACGATTCTGCCCGTCCGTACAGGGCTTCAGAATCATCCATGACAGGCACCTCGGCTCTTTCGGGGTTCAGCCTGGTCAACCCCCCAAAAATGGGGTCGTAAAAAACACCTGCCACTTTGGATCTAAGTGTGATCAACTCAGCAGTCTTCCATTTGAGGTGTTGCAACATGTAGCAAGCTTCCTGGACAGCTTCAGTTTGTGTCAGCTGTCCAGAGTGTCCCGCACCATGAGGGACGTGTGTGCCAGCCTGCTCCAGATGCGAGGCATGGTCGTCCTGCTGTGGGAGAAGAAACGGCGCGCTGATGGGTCTCCTTCATGGCAGATCACAGACAAGGTTAGTCATTCAgtcttttaataattaattgataGTTAAGCAGCTTAATATGTCTGCCGTGTTGCTTTAACTTTAATCCTACTGCATGAGAAGTAAAGGTCAATTCTCCGTCTTTTGTCCCTCAGGTGTGGAGATTCAGCACAGCTTTCGGTACAGTGAACGAGTGGAAGTTTGCCAACATTGCCAGCATGGCCGACCACCTCAAAAAGTGCAAGTTCAATACGATTGCCCGTCGGGAAGAGGCGATCCCTCTGCCGTGCATGTGTTTCACCAGAGAGCTCACAAAAGAGGGGAGGTGTTTACGTTCGGTTCTCAAACCAGTAGCATAAGTGATCCTTTTTTTATAAGATGAAGCCAGCTTTTTGACATTTGAGACCATCACAACTGAAATACAGACGCGTTTTCCTCCAGTGTTTACAGATGTTAGAAATATCAGTCACTCCCAACCTCAGAAAGACGGAAAACTCCTGGTTGGAAGTCAGAAACTGTTTGTTGTTCGTTGCTTCACAGTGAAAGAAAAACTTCACTCCCATAAATAAGACAAAGCCAGTGTGGGGCCGATTATTTTTTCAGCCGAGGCTGACATGCTGCAATCACTAATCAGCACTGTTATCAAAGGAAATTGAAGAGCTAGCCTTGAATCTTCCACTGTGGTGGATTTATGAATACCAGTGTTGTACCCTTATCTACCCTGACTTTGTGTAAATAATCAGATGTTTTGATGtaggattttttatttttatatcaaaaGTCAGTACTGTGCTACATTGGAGGTAAGAGTAGAGCCTTAACTCGTGATACACTTGATCTTCTAGTCATGAGGTTGTTCAGAACATCTCAGTGAGATTTCTCAGCTGCTTCTAGCTGGAACAGTTTACTGGTATCTTGCACGGTTTTTATATCTTATCCTGATACCTAGAGCGACCATATGTGTACTGCTTAGAGCTCATAGATTTAATGGCTTTAATTCTACATTTTAAGACTGACCAAACATCTGTTGTAGCTGTGCACAATGTATGCCATTTTTACAGGCTGAATATATTCACTGAGGTTGTTGACTTGTGTTCACCAGCATAAGCATGTCACCATCATGTgtggtgtttttaaatgtagtgtgtttttgtggtttgGCACATGCTGCTGAAGTTATATCTGTAACAATGGtggtccatcttttcttttctctcacttcTGACTAATGGGCTGGCGTATTAGTCAGGTGAGAGATGAAATAACACTACTCACCAGCCAAAACCAGGCAGTACATTTTAGCTGCGATTGGCTTGTGTTTTGTCTCTTCAACCAGCTACTTTTGACACGAAACCAGCAACTTTTTGTAGGTTCTTTTATCCAAAAACAAAGTGTAGCAACtagtaaaataatgaatgtataATGAATCATTGAGTTTAAGAATACATCAGCGACTGTGGTTAGTGAGCACAAAGCTCTGTCAGTCCTCAGAAAACCCTGCAGGCCAGGTGTTAAGAAGTATAACGGGCACACACTTCCCTCCAACTAATAAGCAGAACTAATTtagtttataatcattatttatcatggttgattttttttttctctttttgtttgggCACTACACGTCCACTGTGTTCAAATGTTGGTGTCTCAGGGTTTTAGCATGAAGCTTTGTCAGTAGGTGCTGACCAACactagcagtgtgtgtgtgtgtgtgtgtgtgtgtgtgtgtgtgtgtgtgtgtgtgtgtgtgtgtagtcaagGAAACAGCTGACAGTGACATGTTGACTCGTCAGCTACTTGATTATGGTGCGGTCTTAGAGCTGACTGGTGTACCACTCAGTATTATTATAACATAATAGTGTGGGTTGCAGTGCTGGACTAACAAATTACATTCAGAAAGAATTCAGATCCCTtcaccccctcccccacccaccATTTCATTACGTCGCAGGCCACATCCAATACccccataatgacaaagtaATAACAGGGCTTTAGATATTTTTTGTAAAACTTGAAATATCACATTGACATAAATATTCAGACTTTTTTACTCAGTACTCAGTTGAAGCACCTTTTTGGCAGCGATTTCAGCCTCGAGGAGTCTTGGGTATGACGTGACAAGCTTTGCACACCAAGAGTCCAGTCagcaaaaaaaagcagtttgaaTCTTGTTTTAAGTGGAGTGATCAGGCTTGTTGAACACCTTTTTACAgtttgtaggttttttttttttttttaagtttggtttaagaaatgttttgctaaaaagctgaaaatgtcacaaaacGAGTAACTGATTTGATATAAGGAGGGGAAAAACTGATATTCCtttaagaaaaatgtgtgtttttgttgttgtttttttttatatatttgaagtTTGATGTAAAGCCCAGGCAATGTTGAGAAGTCCCAATCtatgtttgatttatttgttttgtttttttgtactggtactcttcttttttttttttttttgtggaagaaaaaaaaatctgcctctgTAACGTCGAGATTGGTATTTGATGATTTGCACATGAAGGCATGTACTGTAAAATTTGAATCCTTTTGCTGGGGGTTGTCTGTGCTCAAGTAGCAGGAGTTATACTCCctcatgttttgcatgtttgagtTTGGtgtctttggaaaaaaaaaatgtatcagtcCAGTTGCAGAGTCatttatacagtttatttctCAGGCACAGTTCGTAGGTTTTAGtacattttcatattaagttacgttttttaaaatcttatatCGGGATTAattttgtgaaatgtgtgaGTAGAAGGGGAGAACCTGAGCATTTAATCAGTCTTTTGCTCTACTGAGGTTCATTCAATGTTAAGTAAAATTAATTTCTGCAGcacatttcttttgttgtttagtTTTGCAGTCAGTCTTTGCAGACACCTGGAGtgtatcaacatttttatcagcgttttaagttttgttttcaCTCCTGCTGAAGTGTGTTTTCACCACAATTTGCCAGCTTCATTTGTTTGACTTTTGAAGCATTTTAATAAAGAGGCTCTcggtttttaaatgtttgttttgtctttttttgttgttgtttgttttttaccttGTATTTCTCAATGTTTCAGTGTATAAAAACTTTCAAGGACCAAGACTGAAGGTTTCCATTCCTGCCAAATCCCACAAATCCCATGACTTATTCATGGTTTACAGGTACAAAGTAAAATCCAAGGGATAAGTGAAAACAGTTATTTCCAGCATGGTCCCGAGGTGTTACAAGACGTTCATCCTAAAACTGAAAAATCATTTAACTCAAAAATACATCACctaagtttaaataaaaaaatgaaaatatacacatCAACATCACATCAACAACTTAAGTACAGCAGTGACATTTCAATAGCTATTTAAATGTAACCTGAACAACACAGATCACCTGCCGTAAAGTGCTCTTTAAACAGGGAACTTCCtggtaaaaatgaaaattacCAAAAGGCAACTGTGTGCACATCCTGCAGGTGTGTGATAACAGATTAAATAAAGGAAGAATAGAAAGTGGTTGTACACTGGATATGTAATCAGCTAGATactttatctaaaatgtaagTACTTCCAAAATAAAGTTATAGAGGAAGGTTGAAACATTGCTTTTTTCAGTTCAGTAAAGTTTGAGGTTTAGTTTGTCTAATAGAGTGATTAATGATAATGAATTTGACTTTCCCTGCTAGTGCAAACAGGTGATGCACTGCTGTTTCACTACAATAAAATAGAAGTAATGTGGCCACTTTAGACTCATAACAAAATGTTCCCAtccttcaccactagatggcactacattgatacaatttaacatcTGCTGTGTCCAGACAGAAATATTACTGCAGTCCTCACTGTGTTGTATTTAGACAGTGCAGAACAAGTATATTTAAAGCTCTGTCAATGTTAAATACAATAACATGTAGGCTTTATTCACCTGTGATTGAATAGTGATATAAATAAacgtttttaaaataattactgCCATAACAGACCTGTTTGCCCTTGTGTTGACCATTATATCACCAGAAGAACAACATGTTGTCTAATGTGGCCTCGTCTCAGTTCAGTAGTGTTACAGTTATGGGTGGAGCTggtgtttgtttacatttcacACAGATATGAATGCTGCCTTGAATTTAGATTTAGAGGAAATGGAAACTCATTTTCATAACCCTGTTTTTACAGATATGCTGTGCTGCTTGTCACCAGCTGACTCAAGGTGCTTCCCCTGTGGTTTCCTAACGCCTCCTTTGAAGGACCAGTGTGTATTTAGGGGGACCAACTGGCAGAAACTGAATATACCATTGATACGTATGTTTTAATAAGTGTGTAAtcacatgaaaataagaataaaggtgtttttgttaccttagaatgaaccCGTttgagcaggtcctcttccttGGAGGCCTCCATGTTGCAATGCCATGTttgtacagtagcccagaacagacaaaccaaacccCCCTCTGTGTTTTTCCTGAGTTTTCCAACAGGCTTGGGCCCCCATGATCATATACAATTTATAAATAGTGCATTTTGTTGTCAAACTGTATTGAGAAACAACTGGTTTGACACAAGAGAATCACAAAGTGGTGCAGAAAAATGATTCCTATTTTAAGTGGCAGCAATATGTCCGTGTTGTGTGTTTAAAGTTTCTGGGAAAACAAGCAGATTGTAATCAACAGCAACATGATCATCAAACAGTCACTGCTCACCTGCTCTGGACAGATGTGAGCACCTCCCCTGGATTTATAATCTGACTGCACGTCATACAAGATCACTGTACTTTATCAGCACTTGCACTCACTTTATCACTGTTTGCACTTTATTGCTAATATATTTCCAAATCTAATACTGGAATCCAATAGGAATCTTTAGATTAGATAtacaagagaaaacaaaacccaaaaaaccTTGTTGGTGGCAAATGTAGGCGGACTATTATTTGCAACTTCGCATTAACACAGCAGCTTTTCTAAGGATAGCAACTGCTAAATGTAGTCTTCACGCTCAATCTATTGTTAGTTGTCGTGATAACCTGCGCACGTGATCTGGTTAAAATTGCAGGTGTTTACCAGGAGTGGGGTTCGAACCCACGAGGACTATTGTCCATTGGATCTTAAGTCCaacgccttaaccactcggccatccTGGTGACGACAGCACCTCCTACGTCAAACAAGAGGATTTCGGGTACCGTGACAACGACATAACAGGTAATGTCCACCTAAGTAAACTCCCGGCGCCTCAGTGCAAATAAAGCCAGTCACGCTGCCAGTAAAATGCCCGCCACCACAAaccacacagagctgctgaggAAGTGCAATCATCACGGTCCTGACACCCGTTTCAACACTGAGCAGAGGCAGCTATTCTGCAAACACCCACTGGTGTCGTTCATGTGCAATTTGAGGAGTGATGCTCTCAGCCCCACTTCACCATTTGATAAGTGGGAATCCCCCAGTGAGTGATGGGCTGCTGCTACAGgtacagaaaataaagctctttttttatttctactaTCATTTCACTCACAGGACAGAGATAAAGGCCTGCTATGCAAACAGAAAGTACTCCTGACCTGATTAGTTTCCCATTCTTTATTGTTGGCACACTGCCTGAGTGAACATACTGTGTGTACACATTAATTTGAAAGCCCCTTTTGTGTAGACAAATCTGAGAAAACCTGCCCTACATTCTAGCTGACTCACATGTGGAGTTCATGGCTGTGACTAATGAGTATTGTAAATTCATCAGTCAGTTATTTTCTAATTTAATTGATTAGCTGTTTGGTCTATAcagtgtcagaaaatggtgaaaaaattatgctttttttcctcaaagCCCAAGGTGACATCTCTAAATATCTTCTGTTAATAGATATTCTCGTTTACAATCATAACAGagtaaagaaaccagaaaatattcacatgtcaGAAggtggaatcagagaatttagactttttttcttaacataattaattaattataaaaaaggTAGGCAaattattttctgtcaattgactAAGCAATGAATTGCTGCAGCTCCACTGGAGTTTTGACCTTTACAGACTTATTTCCTTCTCTATACACCACCATGCAAGTTGGTGAAGTTGTGTCAGAAATTCCTACTAACACTGCTACTAGTACAGGGACTGAAAATCTCATCATACAGGTTCATCTCTGATAAATGGAAGAAACAcaaagtctttttcttttttcctgtgaAGCAAGAGATCTGAAGAAACAGTCAGCTCTGGCCTCGAGCTGATGATAATAACTGTGGTGGACAGCCATCGAAAAGTTGCACAATTCACTCTAAACTATCTTGTTTCCCCATCTAACCACAATCAGAGGCTATGTTGTGTTCACTCCATTACTAAAGACCTCTTTAGCAATGGCTATAAGAAGTAGACAAGTTCCAGTTATGTTACATTCAGGTTGTCAAAAACCGCCCACATGTAggcatttatttagaaataatctATCACAACATTAGAAAACATAAAAGCTGAAAGTGTAGGTACAAAGCTGAGAGTTATGCGTTAAATTATGGCTTAGATTTCTTTACAGTAATAGAGCTGTTCTAATTAAGATTCAGGAAATGTGTCACTCATATCACATTGCACAAATTTGCATGTGGACGTGTGGTTTGacatgcagatttttttcttaGACCAGCACAGTAAAGAAAATGATACTAGGATGtgaaatttatatttatatattctacCTACAATTCAAGTCCTTAAAATGAGGTCATTGTTATATTTGAGTTCAATAAATATAGAaaccaaaagtaaaatattacaGGCATCTTTGCATAAGAAGCTGATTTGAATCTAATCTTGATATTCTCTGgacactgacagaaaaaaataacactgaTACCGCCTCATTTGCAGCAAGGGAAGCAACAGCAAAACAGTTTTTTACAAGGATGGTTTTTCTTGTAGATCACAGCCTTTTTGATCTGAATCGTGGCTTTGGCAACATAGTCCTGAGTTGCACCCACATTTGATTCTATATTATCCAGCATGCAGccctgctcctccaccagcaGGGCCATCTGGAAGAAAAGCTCGTGAATGTCCCGGATGCGGCTCTCCAGCTCCAGAAGCTCCTTGTGCCGGTTCTCGATCTCCGTTAGAGCGTGTCTGGCAGTCCTCCCCTCCAGCAGGAGATTGTCAGAGAAGACGTTCCACTTGCCCGTCTCGATCATCTCGTCTATCTGCTCCCTGGTCACCTCCTTGCCCATGATCTCTGCTTGTCTCTGGATGCGGGTCTTGCAGTTCTCCCTCTGCGCCATCTCGGCATCGTTGTACTCAGACATGGCGTCGTGGAAGGCGCGGGTCAGAGTGACATACTGTGAGCGCACCATTCGAGACAGAGCTGAGGCAGGCCCGTGATCCTCTTCCATCTGCTTGCTCAGCTTCCCCATCTTCTCCAGGCGTGCGTAAATGCGCTCCCCTCTGGCCTTGATGTCACGTCCGAGCGCGTTGGAGTCCCGTTTGATGCTGCTGATCCTCCTGACGGACGTGAGGAACCTGGTGTTCTGCTTTCCGAGACGCTTCACGTCCATTTTGAGCAGCAGCATCTCTTTCCTCATCGCCTGGGCGTCCTTGTAGATGCCATCCATCACATCGTCTCCCTCGAACACGATGGCATGTTGCTCCATCTCTATCTCGCCCTCTGCATCATCATTGTCCTCATCGGGCCTGGGCTCCACATATGCGGGCTTTGGGGTGACGGTCTGCAGCTCACCAAGTCTGTCCTTCATCTCACCTGCAAGGGGAGTCAGGAGCTTTTACTGACCTCTTTAAACCTTTCTGCAAGTTATTTTTGAACTTTTAGTTCCTTTCTATTTCATCATCTGGCACCAAACCTACCACATCCCAATGCATCTTAAATATGGTCACAATTTAGGAACACTATAGCAAAGCAAGCCTTTCCTTTATGCCACCCATATTTGTCCAACCATCTTATTATTGCAGCATTGATAAATCTGTCCTTAGATTGTGTTTGGCATTTAATAGGATTCAGTTAACTAAGGATCTTTGCATACTCTCACTTTTGTTGAAGCCTTAGTTGAGAGATATACTAAGTTTGGGAATCACAGgactaaaatactaaacttCACAACTGTACATAAAGCAGACAGTGTATAACTAGTTCCACCTCAACCAGCCACAGCAGTAAAATGCTAATTTAtctaataatgaaatatataataaggTGACAGTGACAGGGGGGATTTTCTATATAATGTGCACTGATAATACCACTTAAAGACCATATAATGAAAGTCTTGAACTCCTGTTGCAGGGGCCTTTATTTAAGTActtaaataaagtatttttagtTTAACACCTGTCTTATTTGACATTATTATAAAAATCTAAATCCCCCTTTCTCATGGCAGGTGGTTGACATCACGTTTCCATTTAAAACTACAGAGAACAAAATAAACCACAAGAGGAAATCCTGTGAGCTTTAGGAGCATATGCACATCTCTCACACCCTATTTTGCCACCCAA
This is a stretch of genomic DNA from Scomber japonicus isolate fScoJap1 chromosome 16, fScoJap1.pri, whole genome shotgun sequence. It encodes these proteins:
- the fbxo30a gene encoding F-box only protein 30a, which translates into the protein MENLHPHCLKCINRRCMVRPETGVSCDLIGCPLVCGAVFHSCKLEEHRLLCPYERLPCLNSGFGCPFFIARIKMAQHLETCPASIVCCTMEWNRWPVSYADRKSYENLSKDFDEVEQLDMALALQDQRMLLESLKVTTNVSKNGDKESDESDKMATASSVTETVLSNGAVEMEEEPYNELYRASVETSRSLAAALDILTNSKDIEVIVGNLNGEQTDKNGAIHNGGNGDCHTDYVAEGGKNVDMQDSDSDSECELGAVGGVDCAVGTDEDDGISWVEENDFVELFFEEKEDLISEPINGSNLVWPEMPQNYMPVVALEPPVPQQEPLSPPLPFLLSDHVRNNFLQHLPTELRYRCLERKLQNVEVLRGISMFTFNGRRALLSDPYLFRAKMEDKAVDTSDLEVADDPMGLHGIDLITAALLFCLGDSPGGRGISDSRFVDGYHIDFGTQTFSFPSAILATNTMVGDIASASACDHASPQLSNPSPFHTLRLDLVLECVARYQTKQRSMFTFVCGQLFRRDEFSSHFKNVHGDIHAGLNGWMEQRCPLAYYGCTYSQRRFCPSVQGFRIIHDRHLGSFGVQPGQPPKNGVVKNTCHFGSKCDQLSSLPFEVLQHVASFLDSFSLCQLSRVSRTMRDVCASLLQMRGMVVLLWEKKRRADGSPSWQITDKVWRFSTAFGTVNEWKFANIASMADHLKKCKFNTIARREEAIPLPCMCFTRELTKEGRCLRSVLKPVA
- the stx11a gene encoding syntaxin-11a, giving the protein MKDRLGELQTVTPKPAYVEPRPDEDNDDAEGEIEMEQHAIVFEGDDVMDGIYKDAQAMRKEMLLLKMDVKRLGKQNTRFLTSVRRISSIKRDSNALGRDIKARGERIYARLEKMGKLSKQMEEDHGPASALSRMVRSQYVTLTRAFHDAMSEYNDAEMAQRENCKTRIQRQAEIMGKEVTREQIDEMIETGKWNVFSDNLLLEGRTARHALTEIENRHKELLELESRIRDIHELFFQMALLVEEQGCMLDNIESNVGATQDYVAKATIQIKKAVIYKKNHPCKKLFCCCFPCCK